The Osmia bicornis bicornis chromosome 9, iOsmBic2.1, whole genome shotgun sequence genome has a segment encoding these proteins:
- the LOC114873108 gene encoding glucose dehydrogenase [FAD, quinone]-like isoform X3 has protein sequence MLMFLQFITFTFTSLMVFMFSSYLNFVYFFDNYKHWFSNDINDFEIYDYIVVGAGSAGATLSAKLAEYGYKVLLLEAGGFAPPFVDIPLLAPLIQNTPYDWKYTTVPQDNACKSLKNNKSKWPMGKLLGGTSQLNYMLYVRGHPSDYNEWFPDFIEGLKELNQDIGNINNDLKTGFMKPQLSIRNGKRWSTDKLLYENFRDKLFIRTYAHVEKVLMESNRAMGVQFIRSNKTFKRFAKHGVILSAGAIGTPKILMLSGIGPKDHLQNLKINVINDLPVGQYLVDHILTGIDLIMLNKSIDFNMFNALNPISAINYFLYGKGPWTFTGVEVLGTFHSSFQKGNLSAPDLQIMVMPMGLSKDNGIVLRKSMGISDKVYNEYFAPISNKNTITIAPVLLHPKSKGEIKLRSNDPLDPPLIDPKYLSNKDDIAILIAGLQFVKNLVGTDAMKSIGASIYEKHFPGCENETFDSTKYWECYIQHLTLTSYHPAGTCRMGDVVDQMYRVYNTKDLYIADASILPVLPSGNINAAVIMLAEKAARIIKQNTKIEINNKKCYKLPNYYHIIKD, from the exons ATGTTGATGTTCCTACAATTTATCACATTTACATTTACCAGTTTAATGGTATTTATGTTTTCTAGTTATCTTAATTTCGTGTACTTCTTCGATAATTATAAGCATTGGTTTTCTAATGAtattaatgattttgaaatttatgattATATTGTCG TTGGAGCTGGTAGTGCAGGTGCAACTTTATCTGCAAAGCTAGCAGAATATGGATACAAAGTATTATTACTTGAGGCTGGAGGATTTGCACCACCCTTTGTGGATATTCCACTTTTAGCTCCTCTAATACAGAATACTCCTTATGATTGGAAGTACACTACTGTACCTCAAGATAATGCTTGCAAAAGTTTAAAGAATAAT AAAAGTAAATGGCCAATGGGTAAACTTCTTGGTGGAACAAGTCAATTAAATTATATGCTTTACGTAAGAGGTCATCCTTCAGATTACAATGAATGGTTTCCAGATTTTATTG AGGGATTAAAAGAATTGAATCAAGATATTGGCAATATCAATAATGATTTAAAAACtg GTTTCATGAAACCACAGTTATCCAtaagaaatggaaaaagatGGAGTACGGACAAATTACtgtatgaaaattttagagataaattgtttattagaACTTATGCTCATGTTGAAAAG GTATTAATGGAGTCAAATAGAGCAATGGGAGTACAATTTATTAGATCAAATAAGACATTTAAAAGATTTGCAAAACATGGTGTTATTCTTAGTGCTGGTGCAATTGGTACtccaaaaatattaatgttatcTGGTATTGGTCCAAAAGatcatttgcaaaatttaaaa ATAAATGTTATTAATGATTTACCAGTTGGTCAATATTTAGTAGACCACATACTTACTGGAATTGATTTAATTATGCTGAATAAAAGCATAGATTTTAACATGTTTAATGCTTTGAACCCTATATCagcaataaattattttttgtatggaaagg GTCCTTGGACATTTACAGGAGTTGAAGTTTTAGGAACATTTCATAGTTCTTTTCAGAAAGGTAATTTAAGTGCACCAGATTTGCAGATAATGGTAATGCCAATGGGATTGTCAAAggataatggtattgttttaaggAAGTCTATGGGAATTTCTGATAAG GTTTATAATGAATATTTTGCACCTATTTCAAACAAGAATACAATAACCATTGCTCCCGTTTTATTACATCCGAAAAGTAAaggagaaattaaattaagaagTAATGATCCTTTAGATCCACCTTTAATTGATccaaaatatttatcaaataaagaCGACATTGCAATTCTTATAGCTG GATTGCAATTTGTAAAAAACCTTGTTGGAACAGATGCCATGAAAAGTATTGGTGCATCTATTTATGAAAAACATTTTCCTGGTTgtgaaaatgaaacatttgaTAGTACAAAATATTGGGAATGTTATATACAACATTTAACTTTAACTTCGTATCATCCTGCCGGTACATGTCGTATGGGCGACGTTGTCGATCAAATGTATAG AGTTTATAATACAAAAGATTTGTACATAGCTGATGCATCTATACTTCCAGTTTTACCAAGTGGTAACATTAATGCCGCAGTTATAATGCTTGCCGAAAAAGCAGCGCGTATAATTAAACAGAAcacaaaaattgaaataaacaacaaaaaatgttataaactACCTAACTATTACCATATAATTAAAGACTAA
- the LOC114873108 gene encoding glucose dehydrogenase [FAD, quinone]-like isoform X2: MLMFLQFITFTFTSLMVFMFSSYLNFVYFFDNYKHWFSNDINDFEIYDYIVVGAGSAGATLSAKLAEYGYKVLLLEAGGFAPPFVDIPLLAPLIQNTPYDWKYTTVPQDNACKSLKNNKSKWPMGKLLGGTSQLNYMLYVRGHPSDYNEWFPDFIEPTVENGGPMHISDLQWNTDLANVILEGLKELNQDIGNINNDLKTGFMKPQLSIRNGKRWSTDKLLYENFRDKLFIRTYAHVEKVLMESNRAMGVQFIRSNKTFKRFAKHGVILSAGAIGTPKILMLSGIGPKDHLQNLKINVINDLPVGQYLVDHILTGIDLIMLNKSIDFNMFNALNPISAINYFLYGKGVEVLGTFHSSFQKGNLSAPDLQIMVMPMGLSKDNGIVLRKSMGISDKVYNEYFAPISNKNTITIAPVLLHPKSKGEIKLRSNDPLDPPLIDPKYLSNKDDIAILIAGLQFVKNLVGTDAMKSIGASIYEKHFPGCENETFDSTKYWECYIQHLTLTSYHPAGTCRMGDVVDQMYRVYNTKDLYIADASILPVLPSGNINAAVIMLAEKAARIIKQNTKIEINNKKCYKLPNYYHIIKD; the protein is encoded by the exons ATGTTGATGTTCCTACAATTTATCACATTTACATTTACCAGTTTAATGGTATTTATGTTTTCTAGTTATCTTAATTTCGTGTACTTCTTCGATAATTATAAGCATTGGTTTTCTAATGAtattaatgattttgaaatttatgattATATTGTCG TTGGAGCTGGTAGTGCAGGTGCAACTTTATCTGCAAAGCTAGCAGAATATGGATACAAAGTATTATTACTTGAGGCTGGAGGATTTGCACCACCCTTTGTGGATATTCCACTTTTAGCTCCTCTAATACAGAATACTCCTTATGATTGGAAGTACACTACTGTACCTCAAGATAATGCTTGCAAAAGTTTAAAGAATAAT AAAAGTAAATGGCCAATGGGTAAACTTCTTGGTGGAACAAGTCAATTAAATTATATGCTTTACGTAAGAGGTCATCCTTCAGATTACAATGAATGGTTTCCAGATTTTATTG AACCTACTGTAGAAAATGGTGGACCAATGCATATAAGTGATTTACAATGGAATACTGATCTTGCTAATGTAATTTTAGAGGGATTAAAAGAATTGAATCAAGATATTGGCAATATCAATAATGATTTAAAAACtg GTTTCATGAAACCACAGTTATCCAtaagaaatggaaaaagatGGAGTACGGACAAATTACtgtatgaaaattttagagataaattgtttattagaACTTATGCTCATGTTGAAAAG GTATTAATGGAGTCAAATAGAGCAATGGGAGTACAATTTATTAGATCAAATAAGACATTTAAAAGATTTGCAAAACATGGTGTTATTCTTAGTGCTGGTGCAATTGGTACtccaaaaatattaatgttatcTGGTATTGGTCCAAAAGatcatttgcaaaatttaaaa ATAAATGTTATTAATGATTTACCAGTTGGTCAATATTTAGTAGACCACATACTTACTGGAATTGATTTAATTATGCTGAATAAAAGCATAGATTTTAACATGTTTAATGCTTTGAACCCTATATCagcaataaattattttttgtatggaaagg GAGTTGAAGTTTTAGGAACATTTCATAGTTCTTTTCAGAAAGGTAATTTAAGTGCACCAGATTTGCAGATAATGGTAATGCCAATGGGATTGTCAAAggataatggtattgttttaaggAAGTCTATGGGAATTTCTGATAAG GTTTATAATGAATATTTTGCACCTATTTCAAACAAGAATACAATAACCATTGCTCCCGTTTTATTACATCCGAAAAGTAAaggagaaattaaattaagaagTAATGATCCTTTAGATCCACCTTTAATTGATccaaaatatttatcaaataaagaCGACATTGCAATTCTTATAGCTG GATTGCAATTTGTAAAAAACCTTGTTGGAACAGATGCCATGAAAAGTATTGGTGCATCTATTTATGAAAAACATTTTCCTGGTTgtgaaaatgaaacatttgaTAGTACAAAATATTGGGAATGTTATATACAACATTTAACTTTAACTTCGTATCATCCTGCCGGTACATGTCGTATGGGCGACGTTGTCGATCAAATGTATAG AGTTTATAATACAAAAGATTTGTACATAGCTGATGCATCTATACTTCCAGTTTTACCAAGTGGTAACATTAATGCCGCAGTTATAATGCTTGCCGAAAAAGCAGCGCGTATAATTAAACAGAAcacaaaaattgaaataaacaacaaaaaatgttataaactACCTAACTATTACCATATAATTAAAGACTAA
- the LOC114873108 gene encoding glucose dehydrogenase [FAD, quinone]-like isoform X1 — protein MLMFLQFITFTFTSLMVFMFSSYLNFVYFFDNYKHWFSNDINDFEIYDYIVVGAGSAGATLSAKLAEYGYKVLLLEAGGFAPPFVDIPLLAPLIQNTPYDWKYTTVPQDNACKSLKNNKSKWPMGKLLGGTSQLNYMLYVRGHPSDYNEWFPDFIEPTVENGGPMHISDLQWNTDLANVILEGLKELNQDIGNINNDLKTGFMKPQLSIRNGKRWSTDKLLYENFRDKLFIRTYAHVEKVLMESNRAMGVQFIRSNKTFKRFAKHGVILSAGAIGTPKILMLSGIGPKDHLQNLKINVINDLPVGQYLVDHILTGIDLIMLNKSIDFNMFNALNPISAINYFLYGKGPWTFTGVEVLGTFHSSFQKGNLSAPDLQIMVMPMGLSKDNGIVLRKSMGISDKVYNEYFAPISNKNTITIAPVLLHPKSKGEIKLRSNDPLDPPLIDPKYLSNKDDIAILIAGLQFVKNLVGTDAMKSIGASIYEKHFPGCENETFDSTKYWECYIQHLTLTSYHPAGTCRMGDVVDQMYRVYNTKDLYIADASILPVLPSGNINAAVIMLAEKAARIIKQNTKIEINNKKCYKLPNYYHIIKD, from the exons ATGTTGATGTTCCTACAATTTATCACATTTACATTTACCAGTTTAATGGTATTTATGTTTTCTAGTTATCTTAATTTCGTGTACTTCTTCGATAATTATAAGCATTGGTTTTCTAATGAtattaatgattttgaaatttatgattATATTGTCG TTGGAGCTGGTAGTGCAGGTGCAACTTTATCTGCAAAGCTAGCAGAATATGGATACAAAGTATTATTACTTGAGGCTGGAGGATTTGCACCACCCTTTGTGGATATTCCACTTTTAGCTCCTCTAATACAGAATACTCCTTATGATTGGAAGTACACTACTGTACCTCAAGATAATGCTTGCAAAAGTTTAAAGAATAAT AAAAGTAAATGGCCAATGGGTAAACTTCTTGGTGGAACAAGTCAATTAAATTATATGCTTTACGTAAGAGGTCATCCTTCAGATTACAATGAATGGTTTCCAGATTTTATTG AACCTACTGTAGAAAATGGTGGACCAATGCATATAAGTGATTTACAATGGAATACTGATCTTGCTAATGTAATTTTAGAGGGATTAAAAGAATTGAATCAAGATATTGGCAATATCAATAATGATTTAAAAACtg GTTTCATGAAACCACAGTTATCCAtaagaaatggaaaaagatGGAGTACGGACAAATTACtgtatgaaaattttagagataaattgtttattagaACTTATGCTCATGTTGAAAAG GTATTAATGGAGTCAAATAGAGCAATGGGAGTACAATTTATTAGATCAAATAAGACATTTAAAAGATTTGCAAAACATGGTGTTATTCTTAGTGCTGGTGCAATTGGTACtccaaaaatattaatgttatcTGGTATTGGTCCAAAAGatcatttgcaaaatttaaaa ATAAATGTTATTAATGATTTACCAGTTGGTCAATATTTAGTAGACCACATACTTACTGGAATTGATTTAATTATGCTGAATAAAAGCATAGATTTTAACATGTTTAATGCTTTGAACCCTATATCagcaataaattattttttgtatggaaagg GTCCTTGGACATTTACAGGAGTTGAAGTTTTAGGAACATTTCATAGTTCTTTTCAGAAAGGTAATTTAAGTGCACCAGATTTGCAGATAATGGTAATGCCAATGGGATTGTCAAAggataatggtattgttttaaggAAGTCTATGGGAATTTCTGATAAG GTTTATAATGAATATTTTGCACCTATTTCAAACAAGAATACAATAACCATTGCTCCCGTTTTATTACATCCGAAAAGTAAaggagaaattaaattaagaagTAATGATCCTTTAGATCCACCTTTAATTGATccaaaatatttatcaaataaagaCGACATTGCAATTCTTATAGCTG GATTGCAATTTGTAAAAAACCTTGTTGGAACAGATGCCATGAAAAGTATTGGTGCATCTATTTATGAAAAACATTTTCCTGGTTgtgaaaatgaaacatttgaTAGTACAAAATATTGGGAATGTTATATACAACATTTAACTTTAACTTCGTATCATCCTGCCGGTACATGTCGTATGGGCGACGTTGTCGATCAAATGTATAG AGTTTATAATACAAAAGATTTGTACATAGCTGATGCATCTATACTTCCAGTTTTACCAAGTGGTAACATTAATGCCGCAGTTATAATGCTTGCCGAAAAAGCAGCGCGTATAATTAAACAGAAcacaaaaattgaaataaacaacaaaaaatgttataaactACCTAACTATTACCATATAATTAAAGACTAA
- the LOC114873108 gene encoding glucose dehydrogenase [FAD, quinone]-like isoform X4, whose translation MLMFLQFITFTFTSLMVFMFSSYLNFVYFFDNYKHWFSNDINDFEIYDYIVVGAGSAGATLSAKLAEYGYKVLLLEAGGFAPPFVDIPLLAPLIQNTPYDWKYTTVPQDNACKSLKNNKSKWPMGKLLGGTSQLNYMLYVRGHPSDYNEWFPDFIEPTVENGGPMHISDLQWNTDLANVILEGLKELNQDIGNINNDLKTGFMKPQLSIRNGKRWSTDKLLYENFRDKLFIRTYAHVEKVLMESNRAMGVQFIRSNKTFKRFAKHGVILSAGAIGTPKILMLSGIGPKDHLQNLKINVINDLPVGQYLVDHILTGIDLIMLNKSIDFNMFNALNPISAINYFLYGKGPWTFTGVEVLGTFHSSFQKGNLSAPDLQIMVMPMGLSKDNGIVLRKSMGISDKVYNEYFAPISNKNTITIAPVLLHPKSKGEIKLRSNDPLDPPLIDPKYLSNKDDIAILIAGLQFVKNLVGTDAMKSIGASIYEKHFPGCENETFDSTKYWECYIQHLTLTSYHPAGTCRMGDVVDQMYSFTKW comes from the exons ATGTTGATGTTCCTACAATTTATCACATTTACATTTACCAGTTTAATGGTATTTATGTTTTCTAGTTATCTTAATTTCGTGTACTTCTTCGATAATTATAAGCATTGGTTTTCTAATGAtattaatgattttgaaatttatgattATATTGTCG TTGGAGCTGGTAGTGCAGGTGCAACTTTATCTGCAAAGCTAGCAGAATATGGATACAAAGTATTATTACTTGAGGCTGGAGGATTTGCACCACCCTTTGTGGATATTCCACTTTTAGCTCCTCTAATACAGAATACTCCTTATGATTGGAAGTACACTACTGTACCTCAAGATAATGCTTGCAAAAGTTTAAAGAATAAT AAAAGTAAATGGCCAATGGGTAAACTTCTTGGTGGAACAAGTCAATTAAATTATATGCTTTACGTAAGAGGTCATCCTTCAGATTACAATGAATGGTTTCCAGATTTTATTG AACCTACTGTAGAAAATGGTGGACCAATGCATATAAGTGATTTACAATGGAATACTGATCTTGCTAATGTAATTTTAGAGGGATTAAAAGAATTGAATCAAGATATTGGCAATATCAATAATGATTTAAAAACtg GTTTCATGAAACCACAGTTATCCAtaagaaatggaaaaagatGGAGTACGGACAAATTACtgtatgaaaattttagagataaattgtttattagaACTTATGCTCATGTTGAAAAG GTATTAATGGAGTCAAATAGAGCAATGGGAGTACAATTTATTAGATCAAATAAGACATTTAAAAGATTTGCAAAACATGGTGTTATTCTTAGTGCTGGTGCAATTGGTACtccaaaaatattaatgttatcTGGTATTGGTCCAAAAGatcatttgcaaaatttaaaa ATAAATGTTATTAATGATTTACCAGTTGGTCAATATTTAGTAGACCACATACTTACTGGAATTGATTTAATTATGCTGAATAAAAGCATAGATTTTAACATGTTTAATGCTTTGAACCCTATATCagcaataaattattttttgtatggaaagg GTCCTTGGACATTTACAGGAGTTGAAGTTTTAGGAACATTTCATAGTTCTTTTCAGAAAGGTAATTTAAGTGCACCAGATTTGCAGATAATGGTAATGCCAATGGGATTGTCAAAggataatggtattgttttaaggAAGTCTATGGGAATTTCTGATAAG GTTTATAATGAATATTTTGCACCTATTTCAAACAAGAATACAATAACCATTGCTCCCGTTTTATTACATCCGAAAAGTAAaggagaaattaaattaagaagTAATGATCCTTTAGATCCACCTTTAATTGATccaaaatatttatcaaataaagaCGACATTGCAATTCTTATAGCTG GATTGCAATTTGTAAAAAACCTTGTTGGAACAGATGCCATGAAAAGTATTGGTGCATCTATTTATGAAAAACATTTTCCTGGTTgtgaaaatgaaacatttgaTAGTACAAAATATTGGGAATGTTATATACAACATTTAACTTTAACTTCGTATCATCCTGCCGGTACATGTCGTATGGGCGACGTTGTCGATCAAATGTATAG TTTTACCAAGTGGTAA